The Deinococcus roseus genome contains a region encoding:
- a CDS encoding succinate dehydrogenase iron-sulfur subunit yields the protein MKVNVKVQRYNPEKDKKPSWQSFAVECEPGDRVLDLLNHIKWYMDSTLTYRRSCAHGVCGSDAMLINGRNRLACKILVKDLARDGGTITVEPIRGLKVERDLLVDMEPFFDAYRAVMPFFINDDPVPAGERLQSVEDRAIFDEGTKCILCACCTTSCPIFWVNGRYLGPASIVQAHRFIFDSRDKGSDQRLKVLNQNTGVWRCRTAYNCTEACPRDIPITELIEEVKRAVLYQKA from the coding sequence ATGAAAGTCAATGTCAAAGTTCAGAGATACAACCCGGAGAAAGACAAAAAGCCATCCTGGCAGTCTTTCGCTGTGGAATGTGAACCCGGAGACCGGGTGCTGGACCTCCTCAACCACATCAAGTGGTACATGGACTCCACCCTGACCTACCGCCGCAGTTGCGCCCACGGGGTGTGCGGAAGCGACGCCATGCTGATCAACGGACGCAACCGTCTGGCCTGCAAAATCCTGGTGAAAGACCTGGCCAGAGATGGTGGCACCATCACCGTGGAACCCATCCGGGGCCTCAAAGTGGAGCGCGATTTGCTGGTGGACATGGAGCCCTTCTTCGATGCCTACCGCGCGGTGATGCCCTTTTTCATCAATGATGATCCTGTTCCTGCCGGAGAGCGCCTGCAGAGCGTGGAAGACCGGGCCATCTTCGATGAAGGAACCAAGTGCATCCTCTGCGCCTGCTGCACCACATCTTGCCCCATCTTCTGGGTGAACGGACGTTACCTGGGTCCTGCCAGCATCGTGCAGGCCCACCGTTTCATCTTTGATTCCAGAGACAAGGGCTCAGACCAGCGCCTGAAAGTGCTGAACCAGAACACCGGCGTGTGGCGTTGCCGCACCGCTTACAACTGCACCGAAGCCTGTCCCAGAGACATCCCCATCACCGAACTGATCGAGGAAGTCAAACGCGCAGTGCTGTACCAGAAAGCCTGA